In Diabrotica undecimpunctata isolate CICGRU chromosome 4, icDiaUnde3, whole genome shotgun sequence, a single genomic region encodes these proteins:
- the Su(Tpl) gene encoding uncharacterized protein Su(Tpl), with amino-acid sequence MAALCPGVQYGLSSQQNYGENRDLIFVKLTDSALRAIEDYLKNQNKFYHHKPTIKFLGNENGELSFPSLHHNMGSTSFSFSMSSTADMEGPGGSFECIKQVGSPRGPLEGLGSIPHKIRIHANDDVYEVTRNRMTEAEDKYKNKCTREIKPNQTDIGRKVKVKQSRVSLHPVRREMPSMRESLLKQPSSQPYQPKPSIAPPPPAAAVVHSSTNGHLSNGLGSNHVSSSRPQMNVAKKLSVPEIPRRPPNSPISNRKPQTLTPPGGGSDGGSSGSGQSPTSTLPGSPPLISTTSAANKRPGYHEGSDGFSYKRQRIAHNAPKHHPDPLYHQPVENNSQRRPVTDSRDASNMNPRSRESPSNGNGIGGGGSYGLNGHNVNSLMDVKPKRECSDEEDDVGKRTCDSHFEVSQEKTFVDSRSISPAVKMLQADKWDRDKPPSDRQNGIVNRIPNGVSRSQHQNRPQEVANDRVSDRVNDRINDRVNDRVIDRINDRVNDRIIDRVNDRVIDRINDRVNDRVIDRINDRVNDRVIDRINDRVNDRINDRVNDRVNDRVNDRINDRVHDRINDRVNDRINDRVVNNKYTNVTSSTENRIARVSPDSQTEGLPNGDVDGNFNNENENEEFPDYKKQYVTIQDADQRRRYKADFNADYTEYRDLHSIVEKVSRRFAQLEERLKKENENSPKYKDIKKQIVREYQENKNLDHQRTMRRFQYLHDKLSHIKRLVMEYDQEMTDSRY; translated from the exons aacaAATTTTACCATCATAAACCGACAATCAAGTTCTTAGGCAATGAAAATGGG GAACTATCATTTCCGTCTTTGCACCACAACATGGGCAGCACTTCCTTCAGCTTCTCCATGTCGAGCACGGCCGATATGGAAGGACCTGGAGGCAGCTTCGAGTGCATCAAACAGGTAGGGTCTCCACGAGGCCCCCTGGAAGGCCTCGGATCTATCCCACACAAAATACGTATCCATGCCAATGATGACGTCTACGAAGTTACCCGAAACAGAATGACTGAAGCCgaagataaatataaaaacaaatg CACAAGAGAAATCAAACCGAACCAGACAGATATAGGCCGCAAAGTGAAGGTAAAGCAGAGCAGAGTGTCGCTACATCCGGTGCGCAGAGAGATGCCATCGATGCGCGAAAGCCTTCTGAAGCAGCCGTCGTCACAGCCGTATCAGCCGAAGCCCTCCATTGCGCCCCCTCCGCCTGCTGCTGCAGTCGTCCACTCTTCGACCAATGGTCATCTGTCCAACGGCCTAGGCAGCAACCATGTCAGTAGCTCTAGGCCGCAAATGAACGTCGCTAAAAAGCTCTCTGTCCCGGAGATTCCTAGGCGTCCTCCTAA TTCTCCAATCTCCAATCGAAAACCGCAGACCCTGACTCCTCCCGGTGGCGGTAGCGATGGAGGCAGCTCGGGAAGTGGTCAATCGCCTACTAGCACCCTACCGGGATCGCCGCCCCTGATTTCCACGACATCAGCAGCCAACAAACGACCAGGTTATCACGAGGGCTCTGATGGTTTTTCCTACAAACGGCAGCGAATCGCCCACAATGCACCCAAACATCACCCTGACCCGTTGTACCACCAACCG GTGGAAAATAACAGTCAACGGCGACCAGTGACAGACTCCAGAGATGCCAGCAACATGAACCCTAGAAGTAGGGAGTCGCCGTCCAACGGTAATGGTATAGGTGGTGGGGGTAGCTATGGACTCAATGGACATAATGTTAATAGTTTAATGGATGTCAAACCGAAGCGTGAATGTAGTGATGAGGAAGACGATGTTGGGAAGAGGACGTGTGATAGTCA TTTTGAAGTAAGTCAAGAAAAGACATTCGTGGATAGTCGTAGTATATCTCCGGCCGTGAAGATGCTGCAGGCCGATAAGTGGGATCGTGACAAACCGCCTAGTGATCGACAAAACGGCATTGTAAATCGAATACCGAACGGTGTCAGCCGATCGCAACACCAAAATCGGCCACAAGAGGTGGCTAACGATAGAGTCAGTGATAGAGTCAACGATAGGATCAATGACAGAGTCAATGATCGAGTCATTGATCGAATAAATGATAGGGTCAATGATCGAATCATTGATAGAGTGAATGATCGAGTCATCGATCGAATCAATGATAGAGTCAATGATCGAGTCATTGATCGAATCAATGATAGAGTCAATGATCGGGTCATTGATCGAATCAATGATAGAGTCAATGATCGGATCAATGATCGAGTCAATGATAGAGTCAATGATCGAGTTAATGATCGCATCAATGATCGAGTCCACGATCGCATCAATGATCGAGTCAATGATAGGATCAATGATAGAGTTGTTAATAACAAATACACGAATGTCACGTCCTCGACAGAAAATAGGATAGCTAGAGTGAGCCCCGATAGCCAGACAGAAGGGTTGCCTAATGGCGATGTTGATGGAAACTTCAATAACGAAAACGAGAACGAAGAATTTCCTGATTATAAAAA GCAATACGTTACCATACAGGATGCCGATCAAAGGAGACGGTATAAGGCGGACTTCAATGCCGATTATACCGAGTATCGTGATTTGCACAGTATTGTAGAGAAAGTTTCCAGAAGGTTCGCTCAGTTAGAAGAACGCCTGAAGAAAGAAAACGAAAATAGTCCCAAATATAAA GACATCAAAAAGCAGATAGTTCGTGAATACCAAGAAAACAAGAACCTGGACCACCAGCGGACGATGCGGCGGTTTCAATATCTGCACGACAAGTTGTCGCACATCAAAAGACTAGTTATGGAGTACGATCAAGAGATGACGGACTCCCGGTACTGA